From Linepithema humile isolate Giens D197 chromosome 8, Lhum_UNIL_v1.0, whole genome shotgun sequence, one genomic window encodes:
- the LOC137001741 gene encoding uncharacterized protein produces the protein MDTRNKKGPKPEGGFSESKIEIMSAKLAQQQSQLQMQHAELQKQDQALRIQRKQFERERDESLQLLAGERQQIRQKELESRQLQESKDAFKNEILRELSQLRQEVDSTRLTNRERRYNQQEEQAEMSPIPKVSFREATESVPTFDGYNVPLSQFVCACRRARELVPSFSERNLTKLLINKLRGRAYYAVEDEPCKTITQLIDLLTTAFGSPKTVDQYRGELSTVYIKPNKHMLDYISRIKELRAAILDTERRVKGLQMPLDEEFDPFKAFGVAKTPLAKRHELDRQRYDTRPKNERIPERYPVTSIGRPLAQSTPNHRYNNNTNSRNEPIYRDSRGPTAPRHGFANRENAPGHNQSISRNQNLRNEYQNPTRVETARNLRPNNNNNNNNNTVEKWCRYCKNRGHEIEECRKQEYNNSQKLQSGNAQNPSGQTGAPRADFVKNSRPINVIEATPSTSSESQP, from the exons ATGGatacgcgaaataaaaaagggCCTAAACCAGAAGGGGGCTTTAGTgaatcaaaaattgaaattatgaGCGCGAAACTCGCCCAGCAACAATCGCAATTACAAATGCAACACGCAGAATTGCAAAAACAAGATCAAGCTCTTAGGATTCAGCGCAAACAATTCGAACGCGAAAGAGACGAATCTTTACAATTGTTGGCCGGAGAACGACAACAAATCCGACAAAAAGAATTAGAATCCCGACAGTTACAAGAGAGCAAAGACgcgtttaaaaatgaaattttgcgGGAGTTGAGTCAGTTACGACAGGAAGTAGATAGTACGCGATTGACGAATAGGGAGCGGAGGTATAATCAACAGGAGGAACAAGCGGAAATGTCGCCAATTCCGAAGGTATCTTTTCGCGAAGCTACCGAATCCGTACCTACATTCGACGGATACAATGTTCCATTATCACAGTTCGTATGCGCTTGCCGTCGCGCTAGAGAACTAGTGCCTTCATTTTCCGAGCGAAATCTCACGaaactattaattaacaaactCCGCGGTAGAGCCTATTACGCCGTCGAAGATGAGCCGTGCAAAACGATAACACAGTTGATTGATCTTTTAACTACCGCATTCGGTTCACCAAAAACAGTAGATCAATATCGTGGTGAATTGAGCACTGTGTATATAAAACCAAACAAACACATGCTCGATTACATCAGTCGTATTAAAGAGCTTCGCGCCGCTATTTTAGACACCGAACGACGCGTAAAGGG GTTGCAAATGCCGTTAGATGAAGAATTCGATCCGTTTAAAGCTTTCGGTGTTGCCAAAACCCCTCTCGCAAAAAGGCATGAATTAGATAGGCAAAGATATGATACGCGACCAAAAAACGAGCGTATCCCCGAAAGATACCCGGTTACGTCTATCGGTCGTCCCCTCGCGCAATCGACACCCAATCATCGGTACAATAATAACACCAACTCTCGAAACGAGCCGATTTATCGTGATTCGCGTGGACCCACGGCACCGCGCCACGGTTTTGCAAATAGAGAGAATGCACCCGGTCACAATCAATCAATTTCACGAAATCAAAATCTGCGGAACGAATATCAAAATCCGACTCGAGTAGAAACCGCGCGTAATTTACGCccaaataacaataataataataataacaatactGTGGAAAAATGGTGCCGCTACTGTAAGAACCGCGGGCACGAAATCGAAGAATGTCGCAAACAAGAATATAATAACTCGCAGAAATTGCAGTCGGGAAACGCGCAAAATCCCTCGGGACAAACGGGCGCACCCCGAGCGGACTTCGTAAAGAATTCGCGTCCAATAAACGTAATCGAAGCCACCCCGAGCACATCATCGGAGTCGCAACCCTAA